One segment of Amycolatopsis alba DSM 44262 DNA contains the following:
- the cobM gene encoding precorrin-4 C(11)-methyltransferase: MTVHFIGAGPGAADLITVRGRDLLGRCGTCLYPGSMTPTALLEYCPDGAVLIDTANLDLPSIVERMVEAHGNGHEIARLCSGDPSIYSAVAEQMRRLDAAGVPYDVTPGVPAFAAAAALLNRELTVPEVGQSLVITRAQARSTAMPPGETLANFARTGTTLALHLAINRIEQVVDELRPFYREDCPAAVVALASQPGEQVLRGTLGTIAAQSREAGISRAAMIFVGEVLAAEGFPDSFLYSATRDRASQPESL, from the coding sequence TTGACAGTGCACTTCATCGGCGCGGGCCCCGGCGCCGCCGACCTCATCACCGTGCGGGGGCGTGACCTGCTCGGCCGCTGCGGAACCTGCCTGTACCCCGGCAGCATGACGCCGACGGCGCTCCTTGAGTACTGCCCGGACGGCGCGGTCCTCATCGACACCGCGAACCTCGACCTGCCCTCGATCGTCGAGCGCATGGTCGAGGCCCACGGGAACGGCCACGAGATCGCGCGGCTGTGCTCGGGCGATCCGTCGATCTACAGCGCTGTCGCCGAGCAGATGCGCCGCCTCGACGCGGCCGGCGTTCCCTACGACGTCACCCCCGGCGTCCCCGCGTTCGCCGCCGCGGCCGCGCTGCTCAACCGCGAACTGACCGTGCCCGAAGTCGGCCAGAGCCTGGTCATCACGCGGGCGCAGGCCCGGTCCACGGCCATGCCACCGGGTGAGACGCTGGCGAACTTCGCGCGCACCGGCACCACCCTCGCGCTGCATCTGGCGATCAACCGGATCGAGCAGGTAGTCGACGAATTGCGGCCCTTTTATCGGGAAGACTGCCCGGCGGCGGTGGTGGCGCTGGCGAGTCAGCCGGGTGAGCAGGTGCTGCGCGGCACGCTCGGTACCATCGCCGCCCAGTCCCGCGAAGCCGGGATCAGCCGGGCCGCGATGATCTTCGTCGGAGAAGTACTTGCGGCAGAAGGGTTTCCCGACAGCTTCCTGTATTCGGCCACCCGTGATCGCGCAAGTCAACCGGAGTCCTTGTGA